One bacterium DNA segment encodes these proteins:
- a CDS encoding PAS domain-containing protein, protein MMSEALRDGAPGGDLGEEFRLLEEKVRQLRESLDELREIQALARTIRSSASPEEILAGLTDILGHVLPAPETGLFLLQGEDLVAVGDPSLGLRHTLHSLQEDGITRWVLDEQRPISVPRLDDASPDCSDLLIPLIVMGTGIGVLLVRSPQLDEDLTSHQMDLLAFAAGQAATALENARLVEHLEDSRRQLQEMIDSASDLILLVDDEGRITYANARTQWLGEPRERLVGRCLPDFARTGEGGSALLGGIQRRERALLELDLCNPALPGLGPVLAQLSLSPLAPTHPSEATCMIILRDLTERRRLEEQAREAETLKAVMLAAVTVNHEINNPLTAIVGNLFLLRRELEGLATPEILQRIDTAERSARQIEAVAHKLEQVSVVRRVRYLGETDMLDIEPGGTDAKLEESSAQPPSPDPEVAHP, encoded by the coding sequence ATGATGTCTGAGGCACTCCGCGACGGTGCGCCGGGCGGCGATCTGGGGGAGGAGTTCCGCCTGCTCGAGGAGAAGGTCCGGCAGCTGCGGGAAAGCCTGGACGAGTTGCGCGAGATCCAGGCCCTGGCCCGCACCATCCGCAGTTCCGCCTCGCCCGAGGAGATCCTCGCCGGGCTGACCGACATCCTGGGCCATGTCCTGCCGGCGCCGGAGACGGGCCTCTTCCTGTTGCAGGGCGAAGACCTGGTGGCGGTGGGCGATCCCTCCCTGGGCCTGCGCCACACGCTGCACTCCCTCCAGGAGGATGGCATCACGCGCTGGGTGCTGGACGAGCAACGACCCATCTCCGTGCCCCGCCTGGATGACGCCTCCCCCGATTGCAGCGATCTGCTCATTCCCCTCATCGTGATGGGAACGGGCATTGGCGTGCTGCTGGTCCGGTCGCCGCAGCTGGACGAGGACCTCACCAGTCACCAGATGGACCTGCTGGCCTTTGCCGCCGGCCAGGCGGCCACCGCCCTCGAGAACGCCCGCCTGGTGGAGCATCTCGAGGACAGCCGGCGCCAGCTGCAGGAGATGATCGACAGCGCCAGCGACTTGATCCTGCTGGTGGACGACGAGGGGCGGATCACCTACGCCAACGCCCGCACGCAGTGGCTGGGCGAGCCCCGTGAGCGCCTGGTGGGCCGGTGCCTGCCGGACTTCGCGAGAACGGGCGAGGGCGGGTCCGCCCTGCTGGGAGGCATCCAGCGGCGGGAGCGGGCCCTGCTCGAGCTGGACCTCTGCAATCCCGCCTTGCCCGGCCTGGGACCGGTCCTGGCCCAGCTTTCCCTCAGTCCGCTGGCGCCGACCCACCCCAGCGAGGCCACCTGCATGATCATTCTGCGCGATCTGACCGAGCGGCGTCGCCTGGAGGAGCAGGCCCGTGAGGCGGAAACGCTCAAGGCGGTCATGCTGGCCGCCGTCACGGTCAACCACGAGATCAACAATCCGCTGACGGCCATTGTCGGCAACCTCTTCCTCCTGCGCCGGGAGTTGGAGGGCCTGGCCACGCCGGAGATCCTGCAACGCATCGACACGGCGGAGCGCAGCGCCCGCCAGATCGAGGCGGTCGCCCACAAGCTGGAGCAGGTCAGTGTCGTGCGCCGGGTACGCTACCTGGGCGAGACGGACATGCTTGACATCGAACCCGGCGGGACGGACGCGAAGCTGGAGGAAAGCTCCGCGCAGCCGCCGAGCCCGGATCCGGAGGTAGCCCACCCATGA
- a CDS encoding HDOD domain-containing protein, translating into MTVTANIGRIRRIAQGIHDLPTLPTVVAKIIQLVDNPRTNAATLARLIAGDPALTARMLKMANSAYYGFPRRIGTINLAIVVLGFNTVRDLAVSASLVERINLSHEGDGGMGDFWEHSVSTAVASRMLQRTAHNRTVGEAFVAGLLHDIGRLVVARYLPEEFQRIQEALAGSDQPLWTIEHELLGMSHAEIGGTLCRHWNLPEAICDAIHWHHMPMRQEERSPLTCILHVAEYMAHRSSRNPHQEGRLGGVEEGAADVLGLRRNSRGETDLVWYLEQFQAELQRAETFRGLVLGRPLPDSEVGHDV; encoded by the coding sequence ATGACCGTGACCGCCAACATAGGCCGCATCCGCCGGATCGCGCAGGGCATCCACGATCTGCCCACCCTGCCCACCGTGGTGGCCAAGATCATCCAGCTGGTGGACAATCCGCGCACCAACGCCGCCACGCTGGCCCGCCTCATCGCGGGCGACCCCGCCCTCACAGCCCGCATGCTGAAGATGGCCAACAGCGCCTACTACGGCTTCCCCCGGCGCATCGGCACCATCAACCTGGCCATTGTCGTGCTGGGCTTCAACACGGTGCGCGACCTGGCCGTCTCGGCCAGCCTGGTGGAGCGGATCAACCTCAGCCACGAGGGCGACGGGGGCATGGGCGACTTCTGGGAGCACAGCGTGTCCACGGCCGTCGCCTCGCGCATGCTGCAGCGCACGGCCCACAACCGCACGGTGGGCGAGGCCTTCGTGGCGGGCCTGTTGCACGACATCGGTCGCTTGGTCGTGGCCCGCTACCTGCCCGAGGAGTTCCAGCGCATCCAGGAAGCGCTGGCGGGGAGCGACCAGCCCCTCTGGACCATCGAGCACGAGCTGCTGGGCATGAGCCACGCCGAGATCGGCGGCACCCTCTGTCGACACTGGAATCTGCCCGAGGCCATCTGCGACGCCATCCACTGGCATCACATGCCCATGCGGCAGGAGGAGCGCAGTCCCCTCACCTGCATTCTGCACGTGGCGGAGTACATGGCCCACCGCAGCAGCCGCAATCCTCATCAAGAGGGCCGGCTGGGCGGCGTGGAGGAGGGGGCGGCCGATGTCCTGGGCCTGCGGCGCAACTCCCGCGGCGAGACCGACCTGGTCTGGTACTTGGAACAGTTCCAGGCCGAGCTGCAGCGGGCGGAGACCTTCCGCGGCCTGGTCCTGGGCCGTCCCCTGCCGGACAGCGAGGTGGGCCATGATGTCTGA